In Aquila chrysaetos chrysaetos chromosome 10, bAquChr1.4, whole genome shotgun sequence, the following proteins share a genomic window:
- the ERFE gene encoding erythroferrone isoform X4, whose product MRLPELCLALLCAAGSAGAAREGSSGPGAVAGREAEAGRGGPGAATLRAGGVDPRQAWLLLAGSSGRGSRSRDRGRTGTMRDGTGAGAAPVTGGQSPGQPAQAALQVGVPGAAPALPGAPAVLEELLRELHLLLKGMVKEQAKTRRKAWEGREEEEESGEGNLQARSHRRVEAAFHCRTRENISVEQRGRQELQLYYIPEREGMFHRGSGLNLTSGQYTAPITGYYTFTATLHIVRREQQRKGQPRRGNHLRLLICVQSHCQHNSNLETVSQLESGSDLFTISVTGVLYLQAKRTCL is encoded by the exons atgCGGCTGCCGGAGCTGTGCCTGGCGCTGCTCTGCGCCGCCGGTTCCGCGGGGGCGGCCCGGGAGGGGTCGTCGGGCCCGGGAGCAGTCGCGGGGAGGGAGGCGGAGGCGGGacgcggggggccgggggcggccaCCCTCCGGGCCGGCGGCGTGGACCCCCGTCAGGcgtggctgctgctggctgggagctCCGGGCGAGGGAGCCGCAGCCGGGACCGGGGCAGGACGGGCACGAtgcgggacgggacgggggcTGGCGCAGCTCCGGTAACCGGAGGCCAATCTCCGGGACAACCGGCCCAGGCTGCCCTGCAAGTCGGTGTGCCGGgcgctgcccctgccctccccggggcCCCCGCCgtgctggaagagctgctgaGGGAGCTGCACCTCCTGCTGAAAG GCATGGTGAAGGAGCAGGCGAAGACGCGCAGGAAGGCCTGGGAAGGCcgtgaggaagaggaggaaagcgGTGAAGGCAACCTACAGGCCAGGTCCCACCGTCGCGTGGAAGCCGCCTTCCACTGTCGGACACGCGAAAACATCTCCGTCGAGCAGAGAGGgcggcaggagctgcagctctaCTACATC ccgGAGAGGGAGGGGATGTTCCACCGTGGCTCGGGGCTGAACCTGACCAGTGGGCAGTACACAGCCCCCATCACAGGGTACTACACCTTCACGGCCACGCTGCACATCG TgcgcagagagcagcagaggaaggggcAGCCGCGCAGGGGGAATCATCTGCGGCTGCTGATCTGCGTGCAGTCCCACTGCCAGCACAACAG CAATCTGGAGACTGTGTCCCAGCTGGAGAGTGGCAGTGACCTTTTCACCATCTCCGTTACCGGAGTCCTTTACCTGCAG GCAAAGAGAACTTGTCTCTGA
- the ERFE gene encoding erythroferrone isoform X3, translating into MRLPELCLALLCAAGSAGAAREGSSGPGAVAGREAEAGRGGPGAATLRAGGVDPRQAWLLLAGSSGRGSRSRDRGRTGTMRDGTGAGAAPVTGGQSPGQPAQAALQVGVPGAAPALPGAPAVLEELLRELHLLLKGMVKEQAKTRRKAWEGREEEEESGEGNLQARSHRRVEAAFHCRTRENISVEQRGRQELQLYYIPEREGMFHRGSGLNLTSGQYTAPITGYYTFTATLHIVRREQQRKGQPRRGNHLRLLICVQSHCQHNSNLETVSQLESGSDLFTISVTGVLYLQMGSSILAETRPLQLLPS; encoded by the exons atgCGGCTGCCGGAGCTGTGCCTGGCGCTGCTCTGCGCCGCCGGTTCCGCGGGGGCGGCCCGGGAGGGGTCGTCGGGCCCGGGAGCAGTCGCGGGGAGGGAGGCGGAGGCGGGacgcggggggccgggggcggccaCCCTCCGGGCCGGCGGCGTGGACCCCCGTCAGGcgtggctgctgctggctgggagctCCGGGCGAGGGAGCCGCAGCCGGGACCGGGGCAGGACGGGCACGAtgcgggacgggacgggggcTGGCGCAGCTCCGGTAACCGGAGGCCAATCTCCGGGACAACCGGCCCAGGCTGCCCTGCAAGTCGGTGTGCCGGgcgctgcccctgccctccccggggcCCCCGCCgtgctggaagagctgctgaGGGAGCTGCACCTCCTGCTGAAAG GCATGGTGAAGGAGCAGGCGAAGACGCGCAGGAAGGCCTGGGAAGGCcgtgaggaagaggaggaaagcgGTGAAGGCAACCTACAGGCCAGGTCCCACCGTCGCGTGGAAGCCGCCTTCCACTGTCGGACACGCGAAAACATCTCCGTCGAGCAGAGAGGgcggcaggagctgcagctctaCTACATC ccgGAGAGGGAGGGGATGTTCCACCGTGGCTCGGGGCTGAACCTGACCAGTGGGCAGTACACAGCCCCCATCACAGGGTACTACACCTTCACGGCCACGCTGCACATCG TgcgcagagagcagcagaggaaggggcAGCCGCGCAGGGGGAATCATCTGCGGCTGCTGATCTGCGTGCAGTCCCACTGCCAGCACAACAG CAATCTGGAGACTGTGTCCCAGCTGGAGAGTGGCAGTGACCTTTTCACCATCTCCGTTACCGGAGTCCTTTACCTGCAG AtgggcagcagcatcctggcaGAGACGAggcctctgcagctcctgcccagctga
- the ERFE gene encoding erythroferrone isoform X2, with the protein MRLPELCLALLCAAGSAGAAREGSSGPGAVAGREAEAGRGGPGAATLRAGGVDPRQAWLLLAGSSGRGSRSRDRGRTGTMRDGTGAGAAPVTGGQSPGQPAQAALQVGVPGAAPALPGAPAVLEELLRELHLLLKGMVKEQAKTRRKAWEGREEEEESGEGNLQARSHRRVEAAFHCRTRENISVEQRGRQELQLYYIPEREGMFHRGSGLNLTSGQYTAPITGYYTFTATLHIVRREQQRKGQPRRGNHLRLLICVQSHCQHNSNLETVSQLESGSDLFTISVTGVLYLQAGQYASVFVDNAAGSPLTVQSGSDFSAILLGV; encoded by the exons atgCGGCTGCCGGAGCTGTGCCTGGCGCTGCTCTGCGCCGCCGGTTCCGCGGGGGCGGCCCGGGAGGGGTCGTCGGGCCCGGGAGCAGTCGCGGGGAGGGAGGCGGAGGCGGGacgcggggggccgggggcggccaCCCTCCGGGCCGGCGGCGTGGACCCCCGTCAGGcgtggctgctgctggctgggagctCCGGGCGAGGGAGCCGCAGCCGGGACCGGGGCAGGACGGGCACGAtgcgggacgggacgggggcTGGCGCAGCTCCGGTAACCGGAGGCCAATCTCCGGGACAACCGGCCCAGGCTGCCCTGCAAGTCGGTGTGCCGGgcgctgcccctgccctccccggggcCCCCGCCgtgctggaagagctgctgaGGGAGCTGCACCTCCTGCTGAAAG GCATGGTGAAGGAGCAGGCGAAGACGCGCAGGAAGGCCTGGGAAGGCcgtgaggaagaggaggaaagcgGTGAAGGCAACCTACAGGCCAGGTCCCACCGTCGCGTGGAAGCCGCCTTCCACTGTCGGACACGCGAAAACATCTCCGTCGAGCAGAGAGGgcggcaggagctgcagctctaCTACATC ccgGAGAGGGAGGGGATGTTCCACCGTGGCTCGGGGCTGAACCTGACCAGTGGGCAGTACACAGCCCCCATCACAGGGTACTACACCTTCACGGCCACGCTGCACATCG TgcgcagagagcagcagaggaaggggcAGCCGCGCAGGGGGAATCATCTGCGGCTGCTGATCTGCGTGCAGTCCCACTGCCAGCACAACAG CAATCTGGAGACTGTGTCCCAGCTGGAGAGTGGCAGTGACCTTTTCACCATCTCCGTTACCGGAGTCCTTTACCTGCAG GCTGGGCAGTATGCCTCTGTTTTCGTGGACAATGCTGCAGGCTCTCCCCTCACCGTTCAAAGTGGCTCTGATTTCAGTGCCATTCTGCTGGGTGTGTGA
- the ERFE gene encoding erythroferrone isoform X1, producing MRLPELCLALLCAAGSAGAAREGSSGPGAVAGREAEAGRGGPGAATLRAGGVDPRQAWLLLAGSSGRGSRSRDRGRTGTMRDGTGAGAAPVTGGQSPGQPAQAALQVGVPGAAPALPGAPAVLEELLRELHLLLKGMVKEQAKTRRKAWEGREEEEESGEGNLQARSHRRVEAAFHCRTRENISVEQRGRQELQLYYIPEREGMFHRGSGLNLTSGQYTAPITGYYTFTATLHIVRREQQRKGQPRRGNHLRLLICVQSHCQHNRLGSMPLFSWTMLQALPSPFKVALISVPFCWVCEKALGTTQGTELVPGAAGPFPLPATIMPHRLSTKPREDLPLLQELQAGPILLVLQNYLKLDKRSGRKGGG from the exons atgCGGCTGCCGGAGCTGTGCCTGGCGCTGCTCTGCGCCGCCGGTTCCGCGGGGGCGGCCCGGGAGGGGTCGTCGGGCCCGGGAGCAGTCGCGGGGAGGGAGGCGGAGGCGGGacgcggggggccgggggcggccaCCCTCCGGGCCGGCGGCGTGGACCCCCGTCAGGcgtggctgctgctggctgggagctCCGGGCGAGGGAGCCGCAGCCGGGACCGGGGCAGGACGGGCACGAtgcgggacgggacgggggcTGGCGCAGCTCCGGTAACCGGAGGCCAATCTCCGGGACAACCGGCCCAGGCTGCCCTGCAAGTCGGTGTGCCGGgcgctgcccctgccctccccggggcCCCCGCCgtgctggaagagctgctgaGGGAGCTGCACCTCCTGCTGAAAG GCATGGTGAAGGAGCAGGCGAAGACGCGCAGGAAGGCCTGGGAAGGCcgtgaggaagaggaggaaagcgGTGAAGGCAACCTACAGGCCAGGTCCCACCGTCGCGTGGAAGCCGCCTTCCACTGTCGGACACGCGAAAACATCTCCGTCGAGCAGAGAGGgcggcaggagctgcagctctaCTACATC ccgGAGAGGGAGGGGATGTTCCACCGTGGCTCGGGGCTGAACCTGACCAGTGGGCAGTACACAGCCCCCATCACAGGGTACTACACCTTCACGGCCACGCTGCACATCG TgcgcagagagcagcagaggaaggggcAGCCGCGCAGGGGGAATCATCTGCGGCTGCTGATCTGCGTGCAGTCCCACTGCCAGCACAACAG GCTGGGCAGTATGCCTCTGTTTTCGTGGACAATGCTGCAGGCTCTCCCCTCACCGTTCAAAGTGGCTCTGATTTCAGTGCCATTCTGCTGGGTGTGTGAAAAGGCACTGGGCACCACCCAGGGAACTGAATTGGTGCCAGGAGCGGCAGGacccttccctctgccagccACCATCATGCCTCACCGGCTCAGCACCAAGCCCAGGGAAGACCTTccgctgctgcaggagctgcaggctggcCCAATACTGCTCGTGCTGCAGAACTATCTGAAGCTGGACAAAAGatcagggaggaaaggaggaggataa
- the LOC115346811 gene encoding integrin-linked kinase-associated serine/threonine phosphatase 2C isoform X2, which produces MIFRQPAAVTQPPVLLSRSHQQGAMGKGRRESPWRRKRRMAGSAGILGLKGYVAERKGEREDMQDAHVILNDITEECQPLPSQITRVSYFAVFDGHGGVRASKFAAQNLHQNLIKKFPKGEVVSVEKTVKRCLLDTFKHTDEEFLKQASSQKPAWKDGSTATCVLAVDNILYIANLGDSRAILCRYNEESQKHAALSLSKEHNPTQYEERMRIQKAGGNVRDGRVLGVLEVSRSIGDGQYKRCGVISVPDIKRCQLTHNDRFILIACDGLFKVFTPEEAVNFIVSCLEDKNIQMREGKLEADARYEAACNRLANKAVQRGSADNVTVMVVRIEH; this is translated from the exons ATGATCTTCCGCCAGCCAGCAGCGGTGACACAG ccTCCAGTGCTATTGAGCAGGTCTCATCAGCAGGGAGCcatgggaaaggggagaagagaaagtccttggaggaggaagagaagaatggCAG GGTCAGCGGGCATTCTTGGATTGAAGGGTTATGTGGCAGAGAGGAAAGGTGAAAGAGAAGACATGCAGGATGCACATGTCATCTTAAACGATATCACTGAGGAATGCCAGCCTCTGCCCTCCCAAAT CACACGTGTCTCGTACTTCGCTGTTTTTGATGGCCACGGGGGAGTCCGAGCCTCAAAATTTGCAGCACAGAATCTGCACCAAAACCTGATTAAGAAATTTCCTAAAG GTGAGGTAGTCAGCGTGGAGAAAACTGTGAAGAGATGCCTTTTGGACACCTTCAAACACACAGATGAAGAGTTTCTAAAGCAGGCATCCAGCCA GAAGCCAGCATGGAAAGATGGCTCCACAGCTACTTGTGTCCTAGCTGTCGACAATATTCTCTACATAGCCAACCTTGGGGACAGCCGG GCGATTCTGTGTCGTTACAATGAAGAGAGTCAGAAACACGCAGCCTTAAGCCTCAGTAAGGAGCACAACCCCACCCAATATGAGGAGCGTATGCGGATacagaaagctgggggaaatgTCAG GGACGGAAGAGTCCTAGGAGTGCTGGAGGTTTCCCGCTCCATTGGGGATGGCCAGTACAAACGGTGTGGTGTTATCTCTGTGCCAGATATCAAACGCTGCCAACTCACGCACAACGACAG GTTCATTCTGATAGCGTGTGATGGCCTCTTTAAAGTCTTTACACCAGAAGAAGCTGTGAACTTCATTGTGTCCTGCCTGGAG GATAAGAACATCCAGATGAGAGAAGGGAAGCTAGAAGCAGATGCTAGATATGAAGCTGCGTGTAACAGACTGGCCAACAAGGCAGTACAGCGAGGGTCAGCGGACAACGTTACGGTCATGGTGGTCCGGATAGAGCACTGA
- the LOC115346811 gene encoding integrin-linked kinase-associated serine/threonine phosphatase 2C isoform X1, with amino-acid sequence MDLFGDLPEPGSSAAGKEAQKGPLLFDDLPPASSADSGKGGSLLFDDLPPASSGDTASSAIEQVSSAGSHGKGEKRKSLEEEEKNGREELVEKKVCKGSAGILGLKGYVAERKGEREDMQDAHVILNDITEECQPLPSQITRVSYFAVFDGHGGVRASKFAAQNLHQNLIKKFPKGEVVSVEKTVKRCLLDTFKHTDEEFLKQASSQKPAWKDGSTATCVLAVDNILYIANLGDSRAILCRYNEESQKHAALSLSKEHNPTQYEERMRIQKAGGNVRDGRVLGVLEVSRSIGDGQYKRCGVISVPDIKRCQLTHNDRFILIACDGLFKVFTPEEAVNFIVSCLEDKNIQMREGKLEADARYEAACNRLANKAVQRGSADNVTVMVVRIEH; translated from the exons ATGGATCTGTTCGGGGACCTCCCGGAGCCCGGGTCCTCGGCGGCGG GGAAGGAAGCCCAGAAAGGGCCTCTGCTCTTTGACGATCTCCCACCAGCCAGCAGTGCTGACTCAG GAAAAGGAGGTTCTTTACTTTTTGATGATCTTCCGCCAGCCAGCAGCGGTGACACAG ccTCCAGTGCTATTGAGCAGGTCTCATCAGCAGGGAGCcatgggaaaggggagaagagaaagtccttggaggaggaagagaagaatggCAGGGAAGAACttgtggaaaagaaagtttGTAAAG GGTCAGCGGGCATTCTTGGATTGAAGGGTTATGTGGCAGAGAGGAAAGGTGAAAGAGAAGACATGCAGGATGCACATGTCATCTTAAACGATATCACTGAGGAATGCCAGCCTCTGCCCTCCCAAAT CACACGTGTCTCGTACTTCGCTGTTTTTGATGGCCACGGGGGAGTCCGAGCCTCAAAATTTGCAGCACAGAATCTGCACCAAAACCTGATTAAGAAATTTCCTAAAG GTGAGGTAGTCAGCGTGGAGAAAACTGTGAAGAGATGCCTTTTGGACACCTTCAAACACACAGATGAAGAGTTTCTAAAGCAGGCATCCAGCCA GAAGCCAGCATGGAAAGATGGCTCCACAGCTACTTGTGTCCTAGCTGTCGACAATATTCTCTACATAGCCAACCTTGGGGACAGCCGG GCGATTCTGTGTCGTTACAATGAAGAGAGTCAGAAACACGCAGCCTTAAGCCTCAGTAAGGAGCACAACCCCACCCAATATGAGGAGCGTATGCGGATacagaaagctgggggaaatgTCAG GGACGGAAGAGTCCTAGGAGTGCTGGAGGTTTCCCGCTCCATTGGGGATGGCCAGTACAAACGGTGTGGTGTTATCTCTGTGCCAGATATCAAACGCTGCCAACTCACGCACAACGACAG GTTCATTCTGATAGCGTGTGATGGCCTCTTTAAAGTCTTTACACCAGAAGAAGCTGTGAACTTCATTGTGTCCTGCCTGGAG GATAAGAACATCCAGATGAGAGAAGGGAAGCTAGAAGCAGATGCTAGATATGAAGCTGCGTGTAACAGACTGGCCAACAAGGCAGTACAGCGAGGGTCAGCGGACAACGTTACGGTCATGGTGGTCCGGATAGAGCACTGA